In Castanea sativa cultivar Marrone di Chiusa Pesio chromosome 6, ASM4071231v1, a single window of DNA contains:
- the LOC142639876 gene encoding uncharacterized protein LOC142639876 — protein MASFHINGDALIWFQDCEETGLLSNWEGFVEALLTRFGTTAYEDPMEALTKSRQMTSVVAYKGQFEALSNRLKGLSNVHKLSCFLSGSKDEIQFLVKMFNPKNLNDAFGPSSNVQLVELDETKAILPQHEIHETESRMGERGEKGVDEITLYALLFSPSPGTMKFQKFETTVTLVGLHPTDLTLQEGKQFFKKPMRKGILLHIVYLGFVTTSPKPCDFAIEHLLTEFASVFSTPTGLPPCRGHEHQILLKEGIAPIFQMPYRYPHFQKTEIEKIVTELLEVTIKDKFPILVVDELLDELDGFTIFSKLDLRSGYHHIRMRNVDIYKIAFRTHYGHYEFLVMPFGLTNAPSTFQSLMNDVFRPYLRKFVLVFFDDILIFSPTLELHLQHLKTVLGLLLNHHLYAKRRLLQHLPISDKPWSAVSMDFVAGAPLFAQHVLKLHGMPTSIVSDRDPVFTAKFWVELFKLQGVQLAMSSTYHPQSKGQTEVVNKSLEHYLRSFSSDRPTKWAKWLYLAKYWFNTNYHTATKITPYEALYGFSPPQLVDYVPGTTQVAAVDSILNF, from the exons ATGGCTTCCTTTCATATAAATGGTGATGCATTGATCTGGTTCCAAGATTGTGAAGAAACAGGGCTATTAAGTAATTGGGAGGGATTTGTTGAAGCATTATTGACAAGATTTGGAACAACTGCTTATGAAGATCCTATGGAAGCATTAACCAAATCAAGACAAATGACCAGTGTAGTGGCATACAAAGGGCAATTTGAAGCCTTATCCAACAGACTCAAGGGTTTGTCTAATGTTCATAAGCTGAGTTGTTTTCTTAGTGGGTCGAAAGATGAGATTCAGTTCCTTGTGAAGATGTTTAATCCAAAGAATCTTAATGATGCTTTTGG TCCTAGTTCTAATGTCCAACTTGTAGAACTGGATGAAACTAAAGCTATTCTTCCTCAACATGAAATCCATGAAACTGAGTCTAGAATGGGTGAAAGAGGTGAAAAGGGTGTAGATGAAATCACTTTGTATGCCTTGTTGTTTAGTCCTTCACCTGGTACCATGAAA TTCCAGAAATTTGAGACCACAGTAACATTAGTAGGACTACACCCTACTGATCTCACTTTACAAGAAGGGAAGCAATTCTTTAAAAAACCTATGAGGAAGGGCATTTTGTTGCATATTGTGTACTTAGGGTTTGTTACTACCTCTCCTAAGCCTTGTGACTTTGCAATTGAGCACCTTTTGACTGAATTCGCCTCAGTATTTTCCACACCTACTGGTTTACCTCCTTGTAGAGGTCATGAACATCAGATTCTTTTGAAAGAAGGTATTGCCCCTATTTTTCAAATGCCTTATAGGTATCCTCATTTCCAAAAAACTGAGATTGAGAAGATAGTCACTGAGTTGTTAGAA GTTACAATCAAGGATAAGTTTCCTATACTAGTGGTCGATGAATTACTAGATGAGCTAGATGGTTTTACAATCTTTTCTAAGCTGGATTTAAGGTCTGGTTATCACCATATTCGTATGAGAAATGTGGATATCTATAAGATTGCTTTCAGGACACATTATGGACACTATGAGTTCTTGGTTATGCCCTTTGGGTTGACCAATGCTCCATCAACCTTTCAGTCCTTAATGAATGATGTATTCAGACCTTATTTGAGGAAGTTTGTGCTGGTTTTCTTTGATGATATACTTATCTTCAGTCCAACCTTGGAGCTACATCTCCAACATCTCAAAACTGTGTTGGGGCTGCTGTTGAACCATCACTTGTATGCTAAGAGAA GATTACTACAACATTTGCCCATATCTGATAAGCCTTGGTCTGCAGTAAGCATGGATTTTGTGGCGG GTGCTCCTTTATTTGCTCAACATGTCCTCAAGTTACATGGAATGCCTACTTCCATTGTGTCTGATAGAGATCCAGTGTTTACTGCTAAGTTTTGGGTTGAGTTATTCAAACTCCAAGGTGTTCAGCTTGCTATGTCCTCTACCTATCACCCTCAATCAAAAGggcaaactgaggtagtgaacaAAAGCTTAGAGCATTACTTAAGGTCCTTCTCTAGTGATAGGCCTACTAAATGGGCTAAGTGGTTGTATTTAGCTAAGTATTGGTTCAACACTAACTATCATACTGCCACAAAGATAACTCCATATGAAGCACTGTATGGTTTTAGTCCTCCTCAATTAGTTGACTATGTCCCTGGTACCACTCAGGTGGCTGCAGTGGACTCTATTCTGAATTTTTGA
- the LOC142641124 gene encoding putative polyol transporter 4 — MGLVGVQENGNGEMGLSSLPLGSKNKYRRMNSELREDYDDASRQKHQEDRNNSTRKYVLACAVFASLNSVLLGYDVGVMSGAIIFIQEDLKITEVQEEVLVGILSIVSLFGSLAGGRTSDAIGRKWTMALAAVIFQIGAVIMTLSPSFEVLMIGRLLAGIGIGFGVMIAPVYIAEISPAIARGSLTSFPEVFINFGILLGYVSNYAFSGLPAHINWRIMLAVGILPSVFIGFALFVIPESPRWLVIQNRVEEARSVLQKTNDSEKEVEERLAEIQVAAGTADVENHEEKAVWRELLSPSPSVCRMLVTGFGIQCFQQITGIDATVYYSPEIFKDAGVEGNTNLLAATVAVGVTKTAFILVAIFLIDKLGRKPLLYVSTIGMTICLFSLGLSLSLLGQGQVGIALSILSVCGNVAFFSVGIGPICWVLTTEIFPLRLRSQAAALGAVGNRVCSGLVAMSFLSVSRAISVAGVFFIFSAISALAVLFVYTFVPETKGKSLEQIELLFKDKHEWHGSEVEMGDVENLVQKEQGSEVEMGDAENLVQKE; from the exons ATGGGGTTGGTGGGTGTTCAAGAAAATGGGAATGGAGAAATGGGGTTGTCTAGTCTTCCATTGGGGAGTAAGAATAAGTATAGGAGGATGAACTCTGAGCTCAGAGAGGATTACGATGATGCTTCACGCCAAAAACATCAAGAGGACAGGAATAATAGTACCAGGAAATATGTTTTAGCTTGTGCTGTCTTTGCTTCTCTCAACTCCGTTCTTCTTGGCTATG ATGTAGGGGTCATGAGTGGagcaattatatttattcaaGAAGATCTAAAGATAACTGAGGTGCAGGAGGAAGTACTTGTTGGAATTTTGAGCATTGTTTCACTTTTTGGAAGTTTAGCTGGTGGTAGAACATCAGATGCTATTGGTAGAAAATGGACAATGGCTTTAGCTGCTGTCATCTTTCAAATTGGAGCGGTCATAATGACTCTTTCTCCTTCATTCGAAGTTCTAATGATTGGAAGACTCCTAGCTGGGATTGGGATTGGCTTTGGAGTCATGATTGCCCCTGTCTATATTGCTGAGATATCGCCCGCCATTGCTAGAGGCTCGCTAACCTCATTCCCAGAGGTTTTTATAAACTTTGGAATTCTACTTGGTTATGTCTCGAACTATGCATTTTCTGGGCTTCCAGCACACATAAATTGGAGGATAATGCTTGCTGTGGGAATCCTGCCTTCAGTCTTCATTGGGTTTGCACTTTTTGTAATTCCTGAGTCACCAAGGTGGTTGGTGATTCAGAACCGAGTTGAAGAAGCAAGATCAGTGTTGCAAAAGACTAATGACAGTGAGAAAGAGGTGGAGGAGAGGCTTGCAGAAATACAAGTAGCTGCTGGAACTGCTGATGTAGAAAATCACGAAGAGAAAGCTGTATGGCGTGAACTGTTGAGCCCTTCTCCTTCAGTTTGCCGGATGCTGGTCACTGGTTTTGGGATCCAATGTTTCCAACAAATCACAGGAATTGATGCAACTGTGTATTACAGTCCTGAAATCTTCAAAGATGCTGGAGTTGAGGGGAACACAAATCTCCTTGCTGCTACTGTTGCTGTTGGTGTTACAAAAACTGCTTTTATATTGGTTGCTATTTTTCTTATTGACAAACTTGGTAGGAAGCCCCTGCTCTATGTGAGCACAATTGGAATGactatttgtttgtttagtttgggactctctctctctttactgGGGCAAGGACAGGTTGGGATCGCCTTGTCAATTTTGTCTGTTTGTGGGAATGTAGCTTTCTTTTCAGTGGGAATTGGCCCTATCTGCTGGGTTTTGACAACTGAAATCTTCCCTTTAAGACTACGTTCCCAAGCAGCTGCACTTGGGGCTGTGGGAAATAGGGTGTGCAGTGGCCTGGTTGCCATGTCTTTCCTCTCTGTTTCCCGTGCAATTTCTGTGGCCGGagtcttcttcatcttttctgCAATTTCTGCTCTTGCTGTTCTCTTTGTCTACACTTTTGTTCCAGAAACTAAAGGAAAATCATTGGAGCAGATTGAGTTGCTATTTAAGGATAAACATGAATGGCATGGAAGTGAAGTGGAGATGGGAGATGTTGAGAATCTTGTGCAGAAAGAACAAGGAAGTGAAGTGGAGATGGGAGATGCTGAGAATCTTGTGCAGAAAGAATGA
- the LOC142640447 gene encoding epoxide hydrolase 2-like — protein sequence MEKIQHSHVEVRGLKLHVAQIGSGDKVVVFLHGFPEIWYTWRYQMIAVANAGYRAIAFDFRGYGLSDQPPEPEKANFNDLVDDVVGLLDSLGINKAFLIGKDFGAFPAYMVAAVHPERVSGVVTLGIPFMLPGPSAVRNQQLPQGFYISRWQEPGRAEADFGRFDAKAVVRNIYTLFSGSEVPVAAEDQEIMDLFDPSAPLPPWFSEEDLSVYASLYEKSGFRFALQVPYRTLNVDCGITEPLVKAPTLLIMGEKDYVRKFPGIEDYIRSGAMKHVVPDLDIIFMPEGSHFVQEQLPDQVNEFIITFLGKHSA from the exons ATGGAAAAGATCCAGCACAGCCATGTAGAAGTAAGAGGACTAAAGCTTCATGTCGCCCAGATTGGAAGTG GTGATAAGGTAGTGGTGTTCCTGCATGGATTTCCTGAAATATGGTATACATGGAGGTACCAAATGATTGCTGTTGCAAATGCTGGGTACCGAGCAATAGCCTTTGATTTCAGGGGCTATGGACTGTCTGATCAGCCACCGGAGCCAGAGAAAGCAAATTTCAATGACCTTGTTGATGATGTTGTCGGCCTTCTTGACTCTCTGGGCATCAATAAG GCTTTTCTTATTGGCAAGGACTTTGGAGCTTTCCCAGCATACATGGTAGCAGCGGTCCATCCAGAAAGGGTGTCAGGCGTTGTAACACTTGGTATTCCTTTCATGTTACCTGGTCCTTCTGCTGTCCGAAATCAACAACTTCCTCAAGGCTTCTACATAAGTAGGTGGCAG GAGCCAGGGAGAGCAGAAGCTGACTTTGGCCGGTTTGATGCGAAAGCAGTGGTAAGGAACATCTACACTCTCTTCTCAGGAAGTGAGGTCCCAGTTGCGGCCGAGGATCAGGAAATCATGGACTTGTTTGACCCTTCTGCTCCTCTTCCACCATGGTTCTCCGAGGAAGATCTCTCAGTCTATGCTTCCTTATATGAGAAGTCTGGATTCCGTTTTGCATTGCAGGTTCCATACAG GACTTTAAATGTGGATTGTGGAATAACTGAGCCGTTAGTCAAAGCTCCAACGCTGCTGATTATGGGGGAGAAGGATTATGTACGGAAATTTCCAGGGATCGAGGACTACATAAGGAGTGGAGCCATGAAGCATGTTGTACCAGACTTAGATATCATATTCATGCCTGAAGGGAGCCATTTTGTCCAAGAGCAACTTCCAGATCAGGTGAATGAGTTCATCATCACCTTCCTCGGAAAACATAGTGCCTGA
- the LOC142640446 gene encoding lanC-like protein GCL2, translating to MADRFFPNVMPDFVAEATAETQDEEGKEPVVVTQDSLMKLLSMPYSSLSQRFKRAALDLKETIKLETWGMTGQQVQDFTLYCGTLGTAFFLFRAYLLTTNNNDLALSSQIVKACDTASFNSRDVTFLCGRAGVCALGAVLAKHASDEQLLNYYLVQFREIKLPRNLPDELLYGRVGYLWACLFINKHMGAGTIPSTYTCSVVNEIIKNGRELAKSGRCPLMFEWYGEKYWGAAHGLAGIMHVLMDMDLKPDEVEDVKGTLRYMINNRFPSGNYPTSEEDKKRDVLVHWCHGAPGVALTLVKAARVFGDKEFLEAAADAAEVVWNRGLLKRVGICHGISGNAYVFLSLYQLTGNVEFLYRAKAFACFLLDRAHKLISEGEMHGGDNPYSLFEGMGGMAYLFLDMIDPSQGKFPAYDL from the exons ATGGCGGACCGTTTCTTCCCAAACGTAATGCCAGACTTCGTAGCAGAAGCAACAGCTGAAACCCAAGACGAAGAAGGAAAAGAGCCAGTAGTTGTCACCCAAGATTCTCTCATGAAGCTCCTCTCCATGCCttactcctctctctctcaacgtTTCAAACGCGCCGCTTTGGACCTCAAAGAAACC ATAAAGTTGGAGACGTGGGGTATGACTGGGCAACAAGTTCAAGACTTTACGCTGTATTGTGGGACTCTTGGGACGGCTTTTTTCCTCTTCAGAGCTTACCTGCTCACTACCAACAACAATGATCTTGCTCTCTCCTCTCAGATTGTTAAGGCTTGTGACACCGCTTCTTTCAATTCAAG GGATGTGACTTTTCTATGCGGGCGAGCTGGTGTATGTGCTCTTGGGGCTGTGTTGGCAAAGCATGCCAGTGATGAACAGTTGCTAAATTACTATTTAGTTCAATTTAGAGAG ATTAAGCTTCCCAGAAATCTTCCTGATGAGTTGTTATATGGGAGAGTTGGATACTTATGGGCATGTTTGTTCATAAACAAACATATGGGCGCAGGGACGATTCCTTCTACCTACACT TGTTCAGTTGTGAATGAAATCATCAAGAATGGAAGAGAATTGGCTAAGAGTGGAAGATGCCCATTAATGTTTGAATGGTATGGAGAAAAGTATTGGGGTGCAGCACATGGATTGGCAGGGATAATGCATGTTTTGATGGACATGGATTTGAAACCAGATGAGGTCGAGGATGTCAAGGGCACTCTTAGGTACATGATCAACAATAGATTCCCCAGTGGGAACTACCCCACAAGTGAAGAGGATAAAAAGAGAGATGTTCTTGTGCATTGGTGTCATGGAGCTCCAGGAGTTGCTCTCACACTCGTCAAAGCAGCTAGG GTTTTTGGAGATAAGGAATTTCTGGAAGCAGCTGCAGATGCAGCAGAGGTAGTGTGGAACCGTGGACTGCTCAAGCGAGTCGGGATTTGCCATGGCATTAGTGGGAATGCATATGTTTTCCTCTCACTTTACCAACTTACAGGAAATGTGGAGTTCTTATACAGAGCCAAAGCTTTTGCTTGCTTTCTACTTGATAGAGCTCACAAGCTCATATCAGAGGGAGAGATGCATGGAGGTGATAACCCCTACTCATTGTTCGAAGGGATGGGAGGTATGGCTTATCTTTTTCTTGACATGATCGATCCCTCTCAGGGTAAGTTTCCGGCTTATGAtctctga